TTTCCCTTGGTTATATTCTTTATTATTCCTTTTTCCAGGTCTACTTCAAGCTCGTCTCCGTTCTCTATTTCCTCTGATGCTTCCTCAGATTCGAGTATCGGTAGACCTATATTTATGGAGTTTCTAAAAAAGATTCTCGCGAAGGAAGATGCTATAACACATGAAATTCCACATGCCTTTATCGCTATTGGAGCATGCTGGCGTGAGCTCCCACAGCCGAAGTTTTTGCCGGCTACTACGATGTCTCCTTTGCTGACCCTTTTCTTGAAATCTGAATATATGGGCTCGAAACAATGACTTGCAAGCTCTTTAGGATCGGTTGTGTTTAGGTAAATCGCTGGTATAATGATGTCCGTATCTATGTTATCCCCGAGCTTCCAAGCCTTGCCTCTTATCATGACTTCATCACCTCTTCAGGGTGGACTATTTCTCCTGCAATTGCGGACGCTGCGGCAACAGCTGGAGAGGCAAGGTATACCTTGCTTTCCTTGTGTCCCATTCTTCCTATGAAGTTTCTGTTCGTGGTTGATATACATACTTCACCTTTAGCGAGAACTCCCATGTGTCCCCCGAGACAGGGACCACAGGTGGGAGTTGAAACGGCAGCTCCACTTTCTATGAAAATTTCTATATATCCTAATTTGAGCGCCTCCATGTAAACTCTTTGGGTTCCGGGGATGATTATTAACCTGACATCTGGGTGAACCTTTTTACCCTTGAGAATTTCAGCAGCTGTGGCTAGATCCCTGAGCCTTCCATTGGTACAGGATCCTATAACAACCTGGTCTATTTTAACACCGCTTGTTTCACTTACTTTCTTCACATTAGCGGGAGAATGGGGTAGGGCAACCTGAGGCTCAAGATCGCTTAAATCCCACTCATATACTGCTTCGTATTCTGCGTCCGGATCGCTTTTGAATATCTGGTATTTTCTTTTCGCCCTTCCCTCAACGTATTTGATGGTTGTTTCATCCGGTTCTATTATTCCGCACTTTCCTCCTGCTTCGATGGCCATATTGCATATAGTAAATCTATCATCCATCGGTAAGTTTCTTATTACTTCCCCGGAGAATTCCATTGCTCTATATCTCGCTCCATCTGCGCCTATCTGTCCAAGGGTAAATAGAATTATATCTTTTCCTCCGACCCACTTTTTAAGTTTCCCCCTGTAAATGAACTTTATCGTTCTTGGGACCTTAAACCAGAGCTTCCCGAGGGCCCATGCTGCTGCCAGATCTGTGCTCCCCACGCCCGTTGAGAAGCACCCCAGTGCTCCATAGGTGCAGCTGTGAGAGTCTGCTCCAATTATTATCTCTCCTGGAAGCGTGAGTCCTTCCTCGTGGAGAAGAACGTGCTCTATCCCTCCCCTTCCAACCTCGAAGTAGTGCTTGACTTCGTATTCCAGGGCGAATTCCTTCATGAATTTTGTCTGCTCTGCTGATTTTACGTCTTTATTTGGCGTAAAGTGATCTGGAATAAGGGCAACTCTCTCGGGATCGAAGAGCCGTCTCGCTCCCATCCTTTTGAAATCCTCGATTGCTAAGGGAGCGGTTATGTCATTTGCAAAAGCAAAATCTACCTTCGCCTCGACTATCCTATCTGGCTTTACTTCTTCCCTCGTATGGGCTTGAAATATTTTCTCTACTATAGTTTTCCCCATTTTGATCACTCCCTCACTTCAGCAAGAACTTTCTCGAATTTTTCCTCGAATTTTCTTATTTCTTCTTCTTTCGGTTTGCTCAGAGCGTTGAAGATCAGGACGATAATAAAGTTAACCAGTAAGCCCCATAATCCAGCATGTATGCTGTGAAACTTGCTTGTGCCCCGAGAGCATCATTCCCGCTGCCATGATCCCTCCAACAAGCATTCCGAGGAACAGTCCAGCGTTGTTAAGTCTTTTTGCTCTCACTCCGAGCAATATGGCGGGGGCAACCTGAATGAGGTACTCGAACTTTATTTCCGTTAGTCTCCAAAGCGTTAGTCGTGGTGTTATGGCTATGTAAGTGAGAATTGCGAGAATTATAGCGTTGGCTATCTTCCCAACGCGGGCAAGCTCCTCTTGCGCCAGGTTTGGATTTGTGAATTTTTTGTGAACGTCGACTGCGTAAATCGAGGCCAGCGTGAGCACGACCGAGTCTGCAGTAGACATTATGGCTACTCCCACCGCGGATAGGACTATAACGACGAGGGCATATCCCAGCGTGGATTTCCCCATTATCTTAGATAAGAGCATCGGGAAAACATCATCTGACCTTATTTTTCCTAAATCTGCAAACATGGGGATGCAGATTATTCCGACGAAAAAGATGACTAAGGCAGTCATATAGGGCATAAACGCCATTAGTGCTAAGGATCTCTTGAGCGTTCTTAGATCCCGAGCTGCATAGATTCTTTGAATAGCCTGTGGATATATAGCTGCTCCTATTCCAACAAGTATGAGCACACTATACCATGTTACTATGACCTTGCCGGGGGGAGCTCCTACGAGCTTTGGTTTTATCTGAGCTATCTTCATCGTGATTTCGCTTAAGCTTCCCGCTTTTGAGAAGACCATTCCGATTATCAGAAGAAGCCCGAAAAGCATTGTAATTCCCTGAATGGTATCCGTCCATGCTACTCCTCTGAATCCACCGAAATGAATGAATATGAACATTATTATCGCGAAGAAAATAACTCCTGCTGCGTAGGGAATTCTTCCCCCAGATATGCCCCCCAAAATATGTCCCATGGCCATAAATTGCGCTAATACATAGTTGGACATCGCATATAGCATGAATATACTTACCAAGAAGGTCACCGCTTTGGATTCCGCTCTGTGATAGATGAAAAGTGCACCGGTTCCGAGCATAAGATGCTTTGCCGTTCTTATCACCCCTTTTAAAATGATATTTAAAGACTTGAAAATAAGTATATTATTTTAGATTGGATCTTGTCAAGGAAGAGGAAGTTGCGAAATTTCTCGCTAAAATATATACTTTCAAGAGAGCATTCGCTTTTTAGTACAAATGAGTTTTCAAATTCCCTGGTCTTTCGCTGTTTTCATATTTTGGAGAGCACCGTAACCCGCGGCGTTCTCCTTATAAATCTTTTTGTAGAGATGGAATTAGTTGAGGGTGGTTGAAAGCTTGCCTGAAAATGGGCACTATTGGTTTTTTCGCTCTTCC
The sequence above is a segment of the Synergistota bacterium genome. Coding sequences within it:
- the leuD gene encoding 3-isopropylmalate dehydratase small subunit — protein: MIRGKAWKLGDNIDTDIIIPAIYLNTTDPKELASHCFEPIYSDFKKRVSKGDIVVAGKNFGCGSSRQHAPIAIKACGISCVIASSFARIFFRNSINIGLPILESEEASEEIENGDELEVDLEKGIIKNITKGKEFKAEPLPEFVLEIVSAGGLVSYVRRKLGGD
- the leuC gene encoding 3-isopropylmalate dehydratase large subunit: MGKTIVEKIFQAHTREEVKPDRIVEAKVDFAFANDITAPLAIEDFKRMGARRLFDPERVALIPDHFTPNKDVKSAEQTKFMKEFALEYEVKHYFEVGRGGIEHVLLHEEGLTLPGEIIIGADSHSCTYGALGCFSTGVGSTDLAAAWALGKLWFKVPRTIKFIYRGKLKKWVGGKDIILFTLGQIGADGARYRAMEFSGEVIRNLPMDDRFTICNMAIEAGGKCGIIEPDETTIKYVEGRAKRKYQIFKSDPDAEYEAVYEWDLSDLEPQVALPHSPANVKKVSETSGVKIDQVVIGSCTNGRLRDLATAAEILKGKKVHPDVRLIIIPGTQRVYMEALKLGYIEIFIESGAAVSTPTCGPCLGGHMGVLAKGEVCISTTNRNFIGRMGHKESKVYLASPAVAAASAIAGEIVHPEEVMKS
- a CDS encoding sodium:solute symporter family protein; this translates as MIRTAKHLMLGTGALFIYHRAESKAVTFLVSIFMLYAMSNYVLAQFMAMGHILGGISGGRIPYAAGVIFFAIIMFIFIHFGGFRGVAWTDTIQGITMLFGLLLIIGMVFSKAGSLSEITMKIAQIKPKLVGAPPGKVIVTWYSVLILVGIGAAIYPQAIQRIYAARDLRTLKRSLALMAFMPYMTALVIFFVGIICIPMFADLGKIRSDDVFPMLLSKIMGKSTLGYALVVIVLSAVGVAIMSTADSVVLTLASIYAVDVHKKFTNPNLAQEELARVGKIANAIILAILTYIAITPRLTLWRLTEIKFEYLIQVAPAILLGVRAKRLNNAGLFLGMLVGGIMAAGMMLSGHKQVSQHTCWIMGLTG